One stretch of Corynebacterium callunae DSM 20147 DNA includes these proteins:
- a CDS encoding catalase produces the protein MTPKNNPAASPQGDKAPGTPGNATPDKNEPTTPATPPVPKPDQQAPRAVSPTGCPFHIGAGEPDPRAQQGEYLTTAQGARLSESSHSLRAGTRGPLLMQDHHFREKITHFDHERIPERVVHARGAGAHGMFKANGAASKISKAGVFTKDKETPVFVRFSTVLGSRGSADSVRDTRGWGVKFYTDEGTWDLVGNNIPVFFIQDGIKFPDVVHAAKPHPDREIPQAQSAHDTFWDFAGLHTEATHHTFWNMSDRGIPRSFRTMEGFGIHTFRMINDAGETTLVKFHFKPRLGVHSQVWEEAQITGGVDPDFHRRDLADAIEAGSYPEWDLGVQVFPDTKEQMFEGIDLLDPTKIVPEELAPVEIIGTLTLNKNPGNYFEETEQVAFHPGHLVPGIDVTNDPLLQARLFSYLDTQISRLGGPNFSQLPINRPHAPVNDNLRDGMYQQGAHTGVAPYKPNSLDEGNPTEASVNEGALIDVPQPVEGHITRENPASFEDHFSQPRMFYLSLSEVEKKHLTDAFSFELGKCYEENVKLRYLDVLAHVDQGLAEAVADNLGLPHPEPQEVADVQPSPALSQVGDTWPVDGRQVAVLINSGADLRGVGALLDTLFDDGVTPLIVSDKGGTVTTDGAEVSVSRTYLTARSIEFDAVVVVNPPAIPEVATMLGEFERHKKAIILAGPDAPVALGAARVEVNQPGIVAVASPSEAAAPVTELLASHRVWER, from the coding sequence ATGACCCCGAAGAACAATCCCGCAGCCTCCCCGCAGGGCGACAAGGCCCCCGGTACCCCGGGCAACGCCACCCCAGATAAGAACGAGCCCACTACCCCGGCCACGCCTCCCGTACCGAAACCGGATCAGCAGGCGCCGCGGGCGGTCTCCCCGACCGGCTGCCCGTTCCACATCGGCGCCGGCGAGCCCGATCCCCGCGCCCAGCAGGGTGAGTACCTGACCACCGCTCAGGGTGCACGTCTGAGCGAGAGCAGCCACTCGCTGCGCGCTGGAACCCGTGGCCCCCTACTCATGCAGGACCACCATTTCCGCGAAAAGATCACCCACTTCGACCACGAGCGCATCCCTGAGCGCGTGGTCCACGCCCGTGGTGCAGGCGCACACGGCATGTTCAAGGCCAATGGTGCAGCCTCTAAGATTTCCAAGGCGGGTGTGTTTACCAAGGACAAGGAAACTCCCGTATTCGTGCGCTTTTCCACTGTGTTGGGTTCCCGTGGCTCCGCCGACAGCGTGCGCGACACCCGCGGCTGGGGCGTGAAGTTCTACACCGACGAAGGCACCTGGGACCTGGTGGGCAACAACATCCCAGTTTTCTTCATCCAGGATGGCATCAAGTTCCCGGACGTCGTCCACGCCGCCAAACCGCACCCAGACAGGGAGATCCCCCAGGCACAAAGCGCGCATGACACGTTCTGGGACTTCGCGGGCCTTCACACGGAGGCTACTCACCACACCTTCTGGAACATGTCGGACCGTGGAATCCCCCGTTCCTTCCGCACCATGGAAGGCTTCGGCATCCACACCTTCCGCATGATCAACGACGCCGGCGAGACCACCCTGGTCAAGTTCCACTTCAAGCCACGTCTCGGCGTCCACTCCCAAGTGTGGGAGGAAGCGCAGATCACCGGTGGCGTGGACCCGGACTTCCACCGTCGCGATCTCGCCGACGCCATCGAAGCCGGCTCCTACCCCGAGTGGGACCTGGGTGTTCAGGTCTTCCCGGACACCAAGGAGCAGATGTTCGAGGGCATTGATCTACTCGACCCGACGAAAATCGTCCCGGAAGAGCTCGCCCCGGTGGAGATCATCGGCACCCTGACCTTGAACAAGAACCCAGGAAACTACTTCGAGGAGACCGAACAGGTCGCCTTCCACCCGGGCCACCTAGTTCCCGGTATTGACGTGACCAACGACCCTCTGTTGCAGGCACGCCTTTTTTCCTACCTGGATACCCAGATCAGCCGGCTGGGCGGGCCGAACTTCTCCCAGCTGCCCATCAACCGCCCGCACGCGCCCGTCAACGACAACCTCCGAGACGGCATGTACCAGCAGGGCGCACACACGGGCGTCGCACCCTACAAGCCGAACAGCCTGGACGAGGGCAACCCCACCGAGGCAAGCGTCAACGAGGGTGCACTTATCGATGTCCCGCAACCCGTTGAGGGCCACATCACTCGTGAGAACCCGGCCTCCTTCGAGGACCACTTCTCGCAGCCGCGCATGTTCTACCTGTCCCTGTCGGAGGTGGAGAAGAAGCACCTGACCGACGCATTCTCTTTCGAGCTGGGCAAGTGCTACGAGGAGAACGTCAAGCTCCGGTACCTTGACGTTCTGGCCCACGTAGACCAAGGCCTGGCAGAAGCCGTCGCGGACAACCTAGGCCTGCCTCACCCGGAGCCTCAAGAAGTCGCCGACGTGCAGCCATCGCCTGCTCTGTCCCAGGTGGGCGACACCTGGCCCGTCGACGGCCGTCAGGTCGCGGTTCTGATCAACTCCGGAGCAGACCTCCGTGGTGTGGGTGCGCTTCTCGATACCCTCTTCGACGACGGCGTGACCCCGCTGATCGTCTCGGATAAGGGCGGCACCGTTACTACAGATGGCGCGGAGGTCTCCGTGTCGCGCACCTACCTCACCGCCCGCTCCATCGAGTTTGATGCTGTCGTGGTGGTCAACCCTCCTGCTATCCCGGAGGTGGCCACAATGTTGGGTGAATTTGAGCGCCACAAGAAGGCAATCATCCTCGCTGGGCCGGATGCCCCCGTCGCACTGGGTGCTGCTCGCGTCGAAGTCAACCAGCCCGGTATCGTCGCCGTCGCCTCCCCATCCGAGGCTGCGGCCCCGGTGACGGAGCTTCTCGCTTCCCACCGCGTCTGGGAGCGGTAA
- the ppk2 gene encoding polyphosphate kinase 2, protein MANTNDNDLPVIDLAKIEGYVVDDSDEDDPVLLRPDGTAIETWRENYPYQERVNREDYEKVKRSLQIELLKWQNWTKETGQRHIILFEGRDAAGKGGTIKRFNEHLNPRGARTVALEKPSPRESTSWYFQRYIQHFPSAGEIVFFDRSWYNRSGVERVMGFCTESQHAEFLREVPMLENMILGSGISLTKFWFSVTRKEQRTRFAIRQVDPVRQWKLSPMDLASLDRWDDYTRAKEEQFRYTDTDESPWITIKSNDKKRARINAMRYVLSKFDYTDKDYELVGEPDPLIVLRGRDQIGD, encoded by the coding sequence ATGGCTAATACCAACGATAATGATCTCCCCGTCATCGATCTTGCAAAGATTGAAGGCTATGTAGTTGATGATTCAGACGAGGATGATCCGGTACTCCTGCGTCCAGATGGCACAGCCATTGAAACCTGGAGGGAAAACTATCCTTATCAAGAGCGCGTTAACCGCGAGGACTATGAAAAGGTCAAGCGTTCCTTACAGATCGAACTGCTGAAGTGGCAGAACTGGACCAAGGAAACTGGCCAGCGCCACATCATCCTCTTTGAAGGCCGCGATGCTGCTGGTAAGGGTGGCACCATTAAGCGCTTTAATGAGCACCTAAACCCCCGTGGTGCCCGCACAGTGGCGCTTGAGAAGCCTTCTCCACGTGAGTCCACCTCCTGGTACTTCCAGCGTTATATCCAGCATTTCCCCTCAGCCGGCGAGATCGTCTTCTTTGACCGCTCCTGGTACAACCGCTCTGGTGTGGAGCGCGTGATGGGCTTTTGTACCGAATCACAGCACGCTGAGTTCCTCCGTGAGGTACCAATGCTGGAGAACATGATCTTGGGCTCTGGTATTAGCTTGACCAAGTTCTGGTTCTCGGTGACCCGTAAAGAACAGCGCACCCGCTTTGCGATTCGTCAGGTAGACCCAGTTCGTCAGTGGAAGCTTTCTCCAATGGACTTGGCCTCCTTGGATCGTTGGGATGATTACACCCGCGCTAAGGAAGAACAATTCCGCTACACCGACACTGATGAATCCCCCTGGATCACCATTAAGTCAAATGACAAAAAGCGCGCTCGAATCAACGCGATGCGTTATGTTTTGTCCAAGTTTGATTACACCGACAAAGACTATGAACTAGTCGGCGAGCCTGACCCTTTGATCGTGCTGCGCGGTCGCGATCAGATCGGTGACTAA
- a CDS encoding PorA family porin: protein MDNFVEFLDNVNTLSSTGLVAELLDFFTASGKWAGAVADLLGLVK from the coding sequence ATGGACAACTTTGTTGAATTCCTCGACAACGTAAACACCCTTTCTTCCACCGGCCTCGTTGCTGAGCTTCTTGATTTCTTTACTGCTTCCGGCAAGTGGGCTGGCGCAGTTGCTGACCTCCTCGGACTGGTTAAGTAA
- a CDS encoding PorH family porin: MDLSLLADNLDDYSTFGGNIGTALTMIPDLLKGIIAFFENFGDNADATSAAFEGLSS, encoded by the coding sequence ATGGATCTTTCCCTTCTCGCAGACAACCTTGACGATTACTCCACCTTTGGTGGCAACATCGGCACCGCTCTTACCATGATCCCTGATCTACTCAAGGGCATCATCGCGTTCTTCGAGAACTTCGGTGACAACGCTGACGCAACCAGCGCTGCTTTCGAAGGCCTCTCCTCTTAA
- the groL gene encoding chaperonin GroEL (60 kDa chaperone family; promotes refolding of misfolded polypeptides especially under stressful conditions; forms two stacked rings of heptamers to form a barrel-shaped 14mer; ends can be capped by GroES; misfolded proteins enter the barrel where they are refolded when GroES binds), giving the protein MAKIIAFDEEARRGLERGLNTLADAVKVTLGPKGRNVVLEKAWGAPTITNDGVTIAREIELDDPYEKIGAELVKEVAKKTDDVAGDGTTTATVLAQALVKEGLRNVAAGSNPMGIKRGIEKAVSKVTESLLEAAKEVETEEQIAATAGISAADPAIGAQIAKAMYAVGGGKLNKDSVITVEESNTFGVELEVTEGMRFDKGYISGYFATDMERLEAVLEDPYILLVSGKISNIKDLLPLLEKVMQSGKPLLIIAEDVEGEALQTLVVNKIRGTFKSVAVKAPGFGDRRKAQLQDIAVLTGGQVISEEVGLSLETADLPLLGQARKVVVTKDDTTIIDGSGAEAQIQGRVNQIRAEIENSDSDYDREKLNERLAKLAGGVAVLKVGAATEVELKERKHRIEDAVRNAKAAVEEGIVAGGGVALLQAAHVLDNDLELVGDEAIGVRIVREALNAPLKQIAYNAGLEPGVVAHKVSQLPQGQGLNAATGEYVDLMAAGINDPVKVTRSALQNAASIAALFLTTEAVVADKPQPAGAAMPGADEMGGMGGF; this is encoded by the coding sequence ATGGCAAAGATCATCGCCTTTGATGAAGAAGCACGTCGTGGCCTGGAGCGCGGTCTTAATACCTTGGCTGATGCCGTTAAGGTAACCCTAGGACCTAAGGGCCGCAATGTAGTTTTGGAAAAGGCATGGGGCGCCCCTACCATCACCAATGATGGTGTCACCATCGCTCGCGAGATCGAGCTCGATGACCCATACGAGAAGATCGGTGCTGAGCTAGTTAAGGAAGTCGCCAAGAAGACTGACGACGTAGCTGGCGACGGCACCACCACCGCAACCGTTTTGGCTCAGGCTTTGGTTAAGGAAGGCCTACGTAACGTAGCTGCCGGCTCTAACCCAATGGGTATTAAGCGCGGTATTGAAAAGGCAGTTTCCAAGGTTACCGAGAGCCTGCTCGAGGCAGCTAAGGAAGTTGAGACCGAGGAGCAGATCGCTGCTACTGCTGGTATCTCCGCAGCTGACCCAGCTATTGGTGCACAGATTGCTAAGGCAATGTACGCAGTTGGCGGCGGCAAGCTCAACAAGGATTCCGTTATTACCGTTGAAGAGTCCAACACTTTTGGTGTTGAGCTCGAGGTTACTGAGGGCATGCGCTTTGATAAGGGCTACATCTCCGGTTACTTCGCAACCGACATGGAGCGCCTTGAGGCTGTTCTAGAAGATCCATACATCCTGCTGGTTTCCGGCAAGATCTCCAACATCAAGGATCTGCTGCCACTGCTTGAGAAGGTTATGCAGTCTGGCAAGCCTTTGCTAATCATTGCTGAAGACGTTGAGGGCGAAGCTCTGCAGACCCTCGTTGTCAACAAGATCCGTGGCACCTTCAAGTCTGTTGCTGTTAAGGCTCCAGGCTTCGGCGATCGCCGCAAGGCTCAGCTGCAGGACATCGCTGTTCTGACCGGTGGCCAGGTTATCTCTGAGGAAGTTGGACTTTCCCTCGAGACCGCTGACCTCCCATTGCTCGGCCAGGCTCGCAAGGTTGTTGTCACCAAGGATGACACCACCATCATCGACGGCTCCGGCGCTGAGGCTCAGATCCAGGGTCGCGTAAACCAGATCCGTGCTGAGATCGAGAACTCCGATTCCGATTATGACCGTGAGAAGCTCAACGAGCGTCTGGCAAAGCTTGCCGGCGGCGTTGCAGTTCTTAAGGTTGGCGCTGCTACCGAGGTTGAGCTCAAGGAGCGCAAGCACCGCATCGAAGATGCTGTCCGTAACGCAAAGGCAGCTGTTGAAGAGGGTATCGTTGCCGGCGGTGGTGTTGCATTGCTGCAGGCTGCACACGTTCTTGACAACGATCTTGAGCTTGTTGGCGATGAAGCAATCGGCGTTCGCATCGTTCGCGAGGCTCTTAACGCTCCACTGAAGCAGATCGCTTATAACGCTGGCCTTGAGCCAGGCGTTGTGGCACACAAGGTTTCCCAGCTCCCACAGGGCCAGGGTCTGAACGCTGCTACCGGTGAGTACGTTGACCTCATGGCTGCAGGCATCAATGATCCAGTAAAGGTCACCCGCTCTGCACTGCAGAACGCTGCTTCCATTGCAGCTTTGTTCCTGACCACTGAGGCTGTCGTTGCTGACAAGCCACAGCCAGCAGGTGCCGCAATGCCAGGCGCTGATGAGATGGGTGGCATGGGCGGCTTCTAA
- a CDS encoding TRAFAC clade GTPase domain-containing protein — translation MIDHLTQEPETQGPESALLPTKCPFTFKEMPADAVVSPYVEDREEYQLPEGWQGSGTITFAMAGDRSSGKSLYIAVIVKLLRKLVIANGGSFRSADEHTRRIYEDKYENPLFAQMGLLPPTPPASSADAHQTRPLIFDVSTPAHQGQRLFVVFRDVAGEDLQEENFAQRQSELDFFKYADRIIFLFDPMAVPRIRQLLEGSVESPEVGEDGPTIVLRNVLRVLGEEHRPKISLCLSKFDTMQRLSEVNQQHLHYSGPNMVNWQRVMRNFGATFRRDSAALDQPFDRTGIQLLDLEIRSMLECLDATQLLNQLNQPLLGVQNYDFSCFAVSALGAPPEGDRIARTGIAPFRCLDPIRDVLAEHGLFNGPVYQELPKVMWGNAAALGTAPVTSQFPGQFPGQAAVMGGGIEQALAAEQAPLSNPATETAAEPKKRRFWRWGR, via the coding sequence ATGATTGATCATTTAACTCAAGAGCCTGAAACCCAAGGCCCAGAATCAGCACTGCTGCCCACTAAATGTCCTTTTACCTTTAAGGAAATGCCGGCCGACGCAGTTGTTTCCCCTTATGTGGAAGACCGTGAAGAATACCAACTTCCCGAAGGCTGGCAGGGCTCTGGCACTATTACCTTTGCCATGGCAGGCGACCGTTCCTCCGGAAAAAGCCTTTATATTGCAGTGATTGTGAAGCTGCTGCGCAAGCTGGTTATTGCCAACGGTGGTTCTTTCCGCAGTGCTGATGAACACACACGCCGCATTTATGAGGACAAATATGAGAACCCACTGTTTGCACAGATGGGTCTTTTGCCTCCTACGCCTCCGGCTTCTTCTGCGGATGCACACCAAACCCGCCCGCTAATTTTTGATGTCTCCACCCCAGCGCATCAGGGCCAGCGCCTCTTTGTGGTGTTCCGCGATGTGGCGGGTGAAGACCTGCAGGAAGAAAATTTTGCACAACGCCAAAGCGAGCTGGACTTCTTCAAATACGCCGACCGCATTATCTTCCTTTTTGACCCCATGGCAGTACCACGTATTCGCCAGCTTTTGGAAGGCTCCGTAGAAAGCCCCGAGGTAGGGGAAGATGGCCCCACCATCGTGTTACGCAACGTATTGAGGGTATTGGGTGAGGAACACCGACCTAAGATTTCACTGTGCCTTTCCAAGTTTGACACCATGCAGCGGCTTTCTGAGGTTAACCAGCAGCATCTGCACTATAGCGGTCCAAATATGGTCAATTGGCAGCGGGTTATGCGTAATTTCGGCGCCACCTTCCGACGCGATAGCGCAGCCCTTGATCAACCTTTTGATCGCACCGGTATTCAACTGCTGGATCTAGAAATCCGCAGCATGTTGGAATGTTTAGATGCCACCCAATTGCTTAACCAGCTCAATCAACCCTTGTTGGGTGTGCAAAATTATGATTTTTCCTGCTTTGCGGTCTCAGCTTTGGGTGCGCCACCGGAGGGCGATCGTATTGCGCGTACCGGCATTGCGCCATTTAGATGCTTAGATCCCATTCGTGATGTTTTGGCTGAGCATGGTCTTTTTAATGGCCCGGTTTATCAAGAATTGCCCAAGGTGATGTGGGGTAATGCAGCGGCCTTAGGAACAGCACCGGTCACCAGCCAGTTCCCCGGCCAATTCCCTGGCCAAGCAGCAGTTATGGGTGGGGGAATAGAGCAGGCGCTCGCCGCTGAACAAGCACCGCTCTCAAACCCAGCTACCGAGACCGCAGCTGAACCTAAAAAACGTCGATTCTGGAGGTGGGGACGATGA